One region of Streptomyces capillispiralis genomic DNA includes:
- a CDS encoding phytoene desaturase family protein, whose protein sequence is MLDAVVVGAGPNGLTAAVELARRGFSVALFEARATVGGGARTEELTLPGFRHDPCSAAHPLAINSPAFRALPLERYGLEWLHPDLPMAHPFPDGTAAVLSRSVGETAASFGPRDAGTYRRLVAPFLPRWDTLARDFMSLPLTALPRDPVTLARFGLVGLPPSTWLTRRFRDERARTLFAGLVAHVMAPLGGFATGAVGLVFALAAHARGWPVARGGSQAISDALAAYLKDLGGAVHTDYEVKRLDDLPPARAYVFDTSPTALARIAGFGSHYAGYRYGPGVFKIDYALDGPVPWTAPQARSAGTVQIGADSTEIATALRAASRENRAPDAPFLITVQPGVADPSRAPEGKHVFWAYGHVPNGWTGDLTDAIERQLERYAPGFRDRVLARATAGPPELAARNANYVGGDIATGAVSGLQLLLRPRLSPFPYATPHPAVFICSSATPPGPGVHGMSGHNAAKAVWRRLRQT, encoded by the coding sequence ATGCTCGATGCGGTCGTCGTGGGTGCGGGGCCGAACGGGCTGACCGCCGCCGTGGAGCTGGCCCGGCGCGGCTTCTCCGTCGCGCTCTTCGAGGCGCGGGCCACCGTGGGCGGCGGCGCCCGCACCGAGGAGCTCACCCTGCCCGGCTTCCGGCACGACCCGTGCTCCGCCGCGCACCCCCTCGCCATCAACTCGCCCGCGTTCCGCGCCCTCCCGCTGGAGCGCTACGGCCTCGAGTGGCTGCACCCCGACCTCCCCATGGCGCACCCCTTCCCGGACGGCACGGCCGCCGTGCTGTCCCGGTCCGTCGGGGAGACGGCCGCCTCCTTCGGACCGCGCGACGCCGGCACCTACCGCCGTCTCGTCGCACCCTTCCTGCCGCGATGGGACACGCTGGCCCGGGACTTCATGTCCCTGCCGCTGACCGCGCTGCCCCGCGACCCGGTCACCCTCGCCCGCTTCGGGCTGGTCGGCCTGCCCCCGTCGACCTGGCTCACCCGCCGCTTCCGCGACGAGCGGGCCCGCACCCTGTTCGCCGGCCTCGTCGCCCATGTGATGGCCCCCCTCGGCGGCTTCGCCACCGGCGCCGTCGGCCTGGTCTTCGCCCTCGCCGCGCACGCCCGCGGCTGGCCCGTCGCCCGCGGCGGTTCCCAGGCCATCTCCGACGCCCTCGCCGCGTACCTGAAGGACCTCGGCGGCGCGGTCCACACCGACTACGAGGTCAAGCGCCTCGACGACCTGCCGCCCGCCCGGGCGTACGTCTTCGACACCTCGCCCACCGCCCTGGCCCGCATCGCCGGCTTCGGCAGCCACTACGCCGGCTACCGCTACGGCCCCGGCGTCTTCAAGATCGACTACGCCCTGGACGGACCCGTGCCGTGGACCGCACCGCAGGCCCGCTCCGCCGGCACCGTGCAGATCGGCGCGGACAGCACCGAGATCGCCACCGCCCTGCGCGCCGCCTCCCGCGAGAACCGGGCGCCCGACGCCCCCTTCCTCATCACCGTGCAGCCCGGCGTCGCCGACCCCTCCCGCGCCCCCGAGGGCAAGCACGTCTTCTGGGCCTACGGCCACGTCCCCAACGGCTGGACCGGCGACCTCACCGACGCCATCGAACGCCAACTGGAGCGCTACGCCCCCGGCTTCCGCGACCGCGTCCTGGCCCGCGCCACCGCCGGACCGCCCGAACTCGCCGCCCGCAACGCCAACTACGTCGGCGGTGACATCGCCACCGGCGCGGTCTCCGGACTCCAGCTCCTGCTGCGCCCCCGACTCTCCCCGTTCCCGTACGCGACCCCGCACCCGGCCGTCTTCATCTGCTCGTCGGCCACCCCGCCGGGCCCCGGTGTGCACGGCATGTCGGGGCACAACGCGGCGAAGGCCGTCTGGAGGAGGCTGCGACAGACATGA
- a CDS encoding inositol monophosphatase family protein produces MIEDNETIDEFLARHALDVEEAVRKAAAQEIMPRWRRLAEHEVDLKSGPHDLVTDADRKAELYLTDALPALLPGSVVVGEEAVHANPASYEALQGDAPVWIVDPVDGTRQFVHGDPGFCTLVALARRGTVYASWTYAPALDRLATAVRGQGARLDGEPLRAGSPEPGRDLRIATSHPDYTTDEQKRALLGLWTDGTAPRACGSAGLEYLAVARGELDATAFSWEAAWDHAAGVLLVEEAGGTHLTRAGLPFGIRGGNTLPFTAARDAATARRVVGLLSDGA; encoded by the coding sequence ATGATCGAGGACAACGAAACCATCGACGAGTTTCTCGCCCGGCACGCCCTGGACGTGGAGGAAGCCGTCCGCAAGGCGGCGGCGCAGGAGATCATGCCGCGCTGGCGCCGGCTCGCCGAGCACGAGGTGGATCTCAAGAGCGGCCCGCACGACCTGGTGACCGACGCCGACCGCAAGGCCGAGCTGTATCTCACCGACGCGCTCCCCGCCCTGCTGCCCGGCTCGGTCGTGGTCGGCGAGGAAGCGGTGCACGCCAACCCGGCGTCCTACGAGGCGCTCCAGGGCGACGCGCCGGTCTGGATAGTCGACCCCGTCGACGGGACCCGCCAGTTCGTCCACGGCGACCCCGGGTTCTGCACCCTGGTCGCCCTCGCCCGGCGAGGAACCGTGTACGCCTCCTGGACCTACGCCCCCGCCCTCGACCGGCTCGCCACGGCCGTCCGGGGCCAGGGCGCCCGGCTCGACGGCGAGCCGCTGCGCGCGGGCTCCCCGGAGCCCGGCCGCGACCTGCGCATCGCCACCTCCCACCCGGACTACACGACGGACGAGCAGAAGCGCGCCCTGCTCGGACTGTGGACGGACGGGACGGCCCCGCGCGCCTGCGGCTCGGCCGGGCTGGAGTACCTGGCCGTCGCCCGGGGCGAGCTGGACGCCACCGCGTTCAGCTGGGAGGCCGCCTGGGACCACGCGGCAGGGGTGCTCCTGGTGGAAGAAGCGGGCGGCACCCACCTCACCCGCGCGGGCCTGCCCTTCGGCATCCGGGGCGGCAACACCCTGCCCTTCACGGCGGCCCGGGACGCGGCCACCGCGCGCAGGGTGGTGGGCCTGCTGTCGGACGGAGCCTGA
- a CDS encoding gamma-glutamyltransferase family protein has product MQFTTRPTLQGTFGMVSSTHWLASQSAMAVLEDGGNAYDAAVAGAFVLHVVEPHLNGPAGEVPILLAPAGGDVRVLCGQGVAPAGASAAHYRSLGLDLVPGTGPLAAAVPGAFDAWMLLLRDHGTKTLADVLKYAIGYAEDGHPPVERVGETVETVRELFETEWTSSAEVYLPGGRAPRPGEPFRNPALAATWKRLLAETAGAGDREARIEAAREVWRTGFIADALVRQAARPTLDTSGEHHTGTLTAADLAGWSATYETPVTYDFHGWTVCKAGPWSQGPVLLQQLALLPPELPAYGSADYLHLLIEGCKLAMADREAWYGDAAEVPLDDLLSAEYNAERRTRVGPRASRDLRPGSPGGRTPRLSAHARDVVTGVPGAGAMGAGEPTVAKSPRSPVPGEPDVSGDGGTRGDTCHLDIVDRWGNMIAATPSGGWLQSNPVVPELGFPLGTRLQMTWLEDGLPNTLTPGRRPRTTLTPSLALRDGVPVMAFGTPGGDQQDQWQLHFFLSVVLRDRVRGGLDLQGAVDAPNWHNDSFPGSFYPRGMRPGSVTVESRTDPDVVAGLRRRGHEVTVGEPWSEGRLCAVARDPGTGVLSAAANPRGMQGYAVGR; this is encoded by the coding sequence ATGCAGTTCACCACCCGTCCCACCCTCCAGGGCACCTTCGGCATGGTGTCCTCCACGCACTGGCTGGCCTCCCAGTCGGCGATGGCCGTGCTGGAGGACGGCGGCAACGCCTACGACGCGGCCGTGGCCGGCGCGTTCGTGCTGCACGTCGTCGAGCCGCACCTCAACGGCCCGGCCGGCGAGGTGCCGATCCTGCTCGCTCCGGCGGGCGGAGACGTGCGGGTGCTGTGCGGGCAGGGCGTCGCCCCGGCCGGGGCGAGCGCCGCCCACTACCGGAGCCTCGGCCTGGACCTCGTCCCCGGCACCGGACCGCTCGCCGCGGCCGTGCCCGGCGCCTTCGACGCCTGGATGCTCCTGCTGCGCGACCACGGCACCAAGACCCTCGCCGACGTCCTCAAGTACGCCATCGGCTACGCCGAGGACGGCCACCCGCCCGTGGAACGCGTCGGCGAGACCGTCGAGACCGTACGGGAGCTGTTCGAGACGGAGTGGACCTCCTCGGCCGAGGTGTACCTGCCCGGCGGCCGCGCCCCCCGCCCCGGCGAGCCGTTCCGCAACCCCGCCCTCGCCGCCACCTGGAAGCGGCTGCTGGCCGAGACCGCCGGGGCGGGGGACCGGGAGGCGCGGATCGAGGCCGCGCGGGAGGTGTGGCGCACCGGGTTCATAGCGGACGCCCTGGTCCGCCAGGCCGCCCGGCCCACCCTGGACACCAGCGGCGAGCACCACACCGGCACGCTGACCGCCGCCGACCTCGCCGGCTGGTCCGCGACCTACGAGACCCCGGTGACGTACGACTTCCACGGCTGGACCGTGTGCAAGGCGGGCCCCTGGAGCCAGGGTCCGGTGCTGCTCCAGCAGCTCGCGCTGCTCCCGCCGGAACTGCCCGCATACGGCTCCGCCGACTACCTGCACCTGCTGATCGAGGGCTGCAAGCTGGCCATGGCCGACCGCGAGGCCTGGTACGGGGACGCCGCCGAGGTGCCGCTGGACGACCTGCTGTCCGCCGAGTACAACGCCGAGCGGCGCACCAGGGTCGGCCCGCGCGCCTCACGCGACCTGCGGCCCGGCAGCCCCGGCGGGCGCACTCCGCGGCTGAGCGCCCACGCGCGGGACGTGGTCACCGGCGTGCCCGGCGCCGGTGCGATGGGCGCCGGCGAGCCGACCGTCGCCAAGAGCCCGAGGTCCCCCGTGCCCGGCGAGCCGGACGTCTCCGGCGACGGCGGCACCCGGGGCGACACCTGCCACCTCGACATCGTCGACCGCTGGGGCAACATGATCGCGGCCACGCCCAGCGGCGGCTGGCTCCAGTCCAATCCCGTCGTGCCCGAACTGGGCTTCCCGCTGGGCACCCGGCTGCAGATGACCTGGCTGGAGGACGGCCTGCCCAACACCCTCACCCCCGGCCGCCGCCCCCGCACCACCCTCACCCCGTCCCTCGCGCTGCGCGACGGCGTGCCCGTCATGGCGTTCGGCACGCCCGGCGGGGACCAGCAGGACCAGTGGCAGCTGCACTTCTTCCTCTCGGTCGTCCTGCGCGACCGGGTGCGCGGCGGACTCGACCTCCAGGGCGCCGTCGACGCCCCGAACTGGCACAACGACAGCTTCCCCGGCTCCTTCTACCCGCGCGGCATGCGCCCCGGCAGCGTCACCGTCGAATCCCGCACGGACCCGGACGTGGTGGCGGGGCTGCGGCGCCGCGGCCACGAGGTGACGGTCGGCGAGCCGTGGTCGGAGGGCCGGCTCTGCGCGGTCGCCCGGGACCCGGGGACGGGCGTCCTCTCCGCGGCGGCGAACCCGCGCGGCATGCAGGGCTACGCGGTGGGCCGCTGA
- a CDS encoding TOPRIM nucleotidyl transferase/hydrolase domain-containing protein, protein MTDMRAFREAATAWAAGGPGDPARELAARLPVRTAVLLEGLSDAAAVSALAAVRGRNLAAEGVCVLPMGGAMNVGRFARLLGPSGLGLRLTGLCDERERPYYRRALERAGAAPQAFFVCAADLEDELVRALGVTRVTELVRAQGDSRPLRTFLRQPAQQGRPARQQLRRFLGTKKGRKIHYGRVLVEALDPARVPAPLDDLLTSL, encoded by the coding sequence ATGACCGACATGCGGGCGTTCCGGGAAGCGGCCACCGCGTGGGCGGCCGGCGGGCCCGGCGACCCCGCGCGCGAGCTGGCCGCGCGGCTGCCCGTCCGTACGGCCGTGCTGCTCGAAGGGCTCAGCGACGCCGCGGCGGTGAGCGCCCTGGCCGCCGTCCGCGGCCGGAACCTGGCGGCCGAGGGCGTCTGCGTCCTGCCGATGGGCGGCGCGATGAACGTCGGCCGCTTCGCCCGCCTCCTCGGACCGTCCGGACTGGGCCTGCGCCTGACGGGACTGTGCGACGAACGCGAACGCCCCTACTACCGCCGCGCCCTGGAGCGGGCCGGCGCGGCACCGCAGGCGTTCTTCGTCTGCGCGGCGGACCTGGAGGACGAACTCGTCCGCGCGCTGGGCGTGACCCGGGTGACGGAACTCGTCCGGGCGCAGGGCGACTCGCGCCCCCTGCGGACCTTCCTGCGCCAGCCCGCCCAGCAGGGCCGTCCCGCGCGGCAGCAGTTGCGCCGCTTCCTCGGCACCAAGAAGGGACGCAAGATCCACTACGGCCGCGTCCTCGTCGAGGCCCTCGACCCCGCGCGCGTCCCCGCGCCGCTCGACGACCTGCTCACCAGTCTGTGA
- a CDS encoding MFS transporter yields MTSTSKLAAVLPDLTPWRSSKDFRLLWVQGLVTYLGSVMALIALPLQIKELTGSPLAVGAMGAVELVPLVVFGLYGGALADAVDRRKVIVLTEAGLGLLAAVLLVNAMLPRPLLWPLYVVAAGVAALAGLQRPAVDSLLARIVPHDQLAAAAALNALRWQAGAIGGPALAGLVVAYAGNGPAYATTVVCFAVSVLMCRRLSPVPPVEHAAKPSLRGIAEGARYAWSRPVLLGTYAVDLAAMFFAFPNTVFPFLADELDADWSLGLMYSAGAIGSLLLSLTSGWVSRTQRHGLLVVCGAAGWGLAMAAAGWTSNVWLVLLCLGLAGAGDMLSGLGRSTIWNQTIPDRLRGRLAGIEVLSYSVGPQLGQVRAGAMAGWTGVRPAIWSGGLACVAAVGLLAAALPRLVSYDARTDEDAGRRRAEQEAADATGP; encoded by the coding sequence ATGACCTCGACCTCCAAGCTCGCCGCGGTCCTGCCCGACCTCACACCCTGGCGCTCCTCCAAGGACTTCCGCCTGCTGTGGGTGCAGGGCCTGGTCACCTACCTCGGCAGTGTGATGGCGCTGATCGCGCTGCCGCTCCAGATCAAGGAACTCACCGGCTCACCGCTCGCGGTGGGCGCCATGGGCGCGGTCGAACTGGTGCCGCTGGTCGTGTTCGGCCTGTACGGCGGCGCCCTCGCGGACGCGGTGGACCGGCGCAAGGTCATCGTGCTGACCGAGGCCGGACTGGGACTGCTGGCCGCCGTCCTGCTGGTGAACGCCATGCTGCCGCGGCCCCTGCTGTGGCCGCTGTACGTGGTGGCGGCCGGAGTCGCGGCCCTCGCCGGACTCCAGCGCCCCGCCGTGGACTCGCTGCTGGCCCGCATCGTCCCGCACGACCAGCTCGCCGCGGCGGCCGCGCTCAACGCGCTGCGCTGGCAGGCCGGCGCGATCGGCGGCCCCGCGCTGGCCGGCCTGGTCGTGGCGTACGCGGGCAACGGGCCCGCCTACGCCACCACGGTCGTCTGCTTCGCCGTGTCGGTCCTGATGTGCCGCCGGCTCTCGCCGGTGCCGCCCGTCGAACACGCCGCCAAGCCGTCCCTGCGCGGCATCGCCGAAGGCGCCCGGTACGCCTGGTCCCGGCCGGTGCTGCTGGGCACGTACGCGGTCGACCTGGCGGCGATGTTCTTCGCCTTCCCCAACACCGTCTTCCCCTTCCTCGCCGACGAGCTGGACGCCGACTGGTCGCTGGGGCTGATGTACTCGGCGGGAGCCATCGGGTCGCTGCTGCTCAGCCTGACCAGCGGCTGGGTGTCCCGGACGCAGCGGCACGGCCTGCTGGTGGTGTGCGGCGCCGCCGGCTGGGGGCTGGCGATGGCGGCGGCCGGCTGGACGTCCAACGTCTGGCTGGTGCTGCTGTGCCTCGGCCTGGCGGGCGCGGGGGACATGCTGAGCGGCCTCGGCCGCTCCACCATCTGGAACCAGACCATCCCCGACCGGCTGCGCGGCCGGCTCGCCGGCATCGAGGTGCTCTCCTACAGCGTCGGGCCCCAGCTCGGACAGGTCCGCGCCGGTGCGATGGCCGGCTGGACCGGCGTCCGCCCGGCCATCTGGAGCGGCGGGCTCGCCTGCGTGGCCGCGGTCGGTCTGCTCGCCGCCGCGCTGCCCAGGCTCGTCAGCTACGACGCGCGGACCGACGAGGACGCCGGCCGCCGACGGGCCGAACAGGAGGCGGCGGACGCCACCGGCCCGTGA
- a CDS encoding ABC transporter ATP-binding protein, giving the protein MTASHTLATEDLTLGYGDRAVIEGLDLTLAAGRITVIVGANACGKSTLLRSMSRLLVPRAGRVVLDGKEVHRTPAKELARTLGLLPQSPVTPEGITVLDLVGRGRHPHQRAFSRWTAQDDAAVAAALEATHTTDLVERSVDELSGGQRQRVWIAMALAQQTDLLLLDEPTTFLDISHQIEVLDLLTDLNRSRGTTIVMVLHDLNLAARYADRLVALASGRLHAAGTPEEVMTEDTVRTVYGMDSRVIEDPVSGKPLVLPIGRHHAAEDTGARTASSSASGPAGSR; this is encoded by the coding sequence GTGACCGCGTCCCACACCCTCGCCACCGAGGACCTCACGCTCGGCTACGGCGACCGCGCCGTCATCGAGGGCCTGGACCTGACGCTCGCGGCCGGGCGGATCACGGTGATCGTCGGTGCCAACGCCTGCGGCAAGTCCACCCTGCTGCGCTCGATGTCCCGGCTGCTCGTGCCGCGCGCGGGCCGGGTCGTCCTGGACGGCAAGGAGGTCCACCGCACCCCGGCCAAGGAACTCGCCCGCACCCTCGGCCTGCTGCCGCAGTCGCCGGTCACCCCGGAGGGCATCACCGTCCTCGACCTGGTCGGCCGGGGCCGCCACCCCCACCAGCGGGCCTTCTCCCGCTGGACCGCGCAGGACGACGCCGCGGTCGCCGCCGCACTGGAGGCCACCCACACCACGGACCTGGTGGAGCGCTCGGTCGACGAACTCTCCGGCGGCCAGCGCCAGCGCGTGTGGATCGCGATGGCACTGGCCCAGCAGACCGACCTGCTGCTGCTCGACGAGCCCACCACCTTCCTCGACATCAGCCACCAGATCGAGGTCCTCGACCTGCTCACCGACCTCAACCGCTCGCGCGGCACCACGATCGTCATGGTCCTGCACGACCTCAACCTGGCCGCGCGCTACGCCGACCGGCTCGTCGCCCTGGCGTCCGGACGGCTGCACGCCGCCGGCACGCCCGAGGAGGTCATGACCGAGGACACGGTGCGCACCGTGTACGGCATGGACAGCCGTGTCATCGAGGACCCGGTCTCCGGCAAGCCCCTCGTCCTGCCGATCGGCCGCCACCACGCCGCCGAGGACACCGGCGCGCGGACGGCGTCCTCGTCCGCGTCCGGGCCGGCCGGGAGCCGCTGA
- a CDS encoding FecCD family ABC transporter permease — protein sequence MSAPVVTAPPTLRAVTRARVRHARRRLLIVLTLVVLVVAAFATTLMAGHTFYPASDVLRVITGEQVPGASFTVGTLRLPRAVLALTAGFSFGMAGVTFQTMLRNPLASPDIIGISAGASAAAAIAIVTFSLSETQVSVLAIAAALAVALLVYTLAFRDGVAGTRLILIGIGISALLDSVTSYVLSRAGDWDLQAAMRWLTGSLNGSTWEETVPTVLAVLVLGPVLLCQGRNLSALSLGDDTASALGVRVERTRVTVIVAAVGLIAFATAAAGPIAFVAFLSGPIAARLTGTGGSLLVPAGLVGALLVLVADFTGQYAFDTRYPVGVVTGVLGAPYLVYLIVRTNRAGGSL from the coding sequence GTGAGCGCCCCCGTCGTCACCGCCCCGCCCACGCTGCGCGCCGTCACCCGCGCCCGCGTCCGCCACGCCCGCCGGCGGCTGCTGATCGTCCTGACGCTGGTGGTCCTCGTGGTCGCCGCCTTCGCCACCACGCTCATGGCCGGACACACCTTCTACCCGGCATCCGACGTGCTGCGCGTGATCACGGGCGAACAGGTGCCGGGCGCCTCCTTCACCGTCGGCACGCTGCGGCTGCCCCGCGCGGTGCTCGCCCTCACCGCCGGGTTCAGCTTCGGCATGGCCGGCGTCACCTTCCAGACGATGCTCCGCAACCCGCTCGCCAGCCCCGACATCATCGGCATCAGCGCGGGCGCGAGCGCCGCGGCGGCCATCGCCATCGTGACCTTCTCGCTGAGCGAGACCCAGGTGTCCGTCCTCGCGATCGCCGCCGCGCTCGCGGTCGCGCTGCTGGTCTACACCCTCGCGTTCCGCGACGGGGTCGCCGGCACCCGGCTCATCCTCATCGGCATCGGCATCTCCGCCCTCCTCGACAGCGTCACCTCCTACGTCCTGTCCCGGGCCGGCGACTGGGACCTCCAGGCGGCGATGCGCTGGCTCACCGGCAGCCTCAACGGCAGCACCTGGGAGGAGACCGTGCCCACGGTCCTCGCCGTGCTGGTGCTCGGCCCGGTGCTGCTGTGCCAGGGCCGCAACCTGAGCGCGCTGAGCCTGGGCGACGACACGGCGTCCGCCCTCGGCGTCCGCGTCGAACGCACCCGCGTCACGGTGATCGTCGCCGCCGTCGGACTCATCGCCTTCGCCACCGCGGCGGCCGGACCGATCGCCTTCGTCGCCTTCCTCTCCGGGCCGATCGCCGCCCGCCTCACCGGAACCGGCGGCTCCCTGCTGGTCCCCGCCGGGCTGGTCGGCGCCCTGCTCGTCCTGGTCGCCGACTTCACCGGCCAGTACGCCTTCGACACCCGCTACCCGGTCGGCGTCGTCACCGGCGTCCTCGGCGCCCCCTACCTCGTTTACCTGATCGTCCGCACCAACCGGGCCGGAGGCTCACTGTGA